A genomic region of Phocoena sinus isolate mPhoSin1 chromosome 18, mPhoSin1.pri, whole genome shotgun sequence contains the following coding sequences:
- the RPL21 gene encoding 60S ribosomal protein L21, with product MTNTKGKRRGTRYMFSRPFRKHGVVPLATYMRIYKKGDIVDIKGMGTVQKGMPHKCYHGKTGRVYNVTQHAVGIIVNKQVKGKILAKRINVRIEHIKHSKSRDSFLKRVKENDQKKKEAKEKGTWVQLKRQPAPPREAHFVRTNGKEPELLEPIPYEFMA from the exons ATGACCAacacaaagggaaagaggaggggcaCCCGCTACATGTTCTCTAGGCCTTTTAGAAAACATG gAGTTGTTCCTTTGGCCACATACATGCGAATCTACAAGAAAGGTGATATTGTAGATATCAAG GGAATGGGCACTGTTCAAAAAGGAATGCCCCACAAATGTTACCATGGCAAAACTGGGAGAGTCTACAATGTTACCCAGCATGCTGTTGGCATCATTGTAAACAAACAAGTTAA ggGCAAGATTCTTGCCAAGAGAATTAATGTGCGTATCGAGCATATTAAGCACTCTAAGAGCCGGGACAGCTTCCTGAAGCGGGTGAAGGAAAACgatcagaaaaagaaggaagccaaagagaaaggGACTTGGGTTCAACTGAAGCGCCAG CCCGCTCCACCCAGAGAAGCACACTTCGTGAGAACCAATGGAAAGGAGCCTGAACTGTTGGAGCCCATTCCCTATGAATTCATGGCATGA